The genomic region ATAAAATCTCTCCAAAAGCGCATTTCTTTAATGGAGGCAGAAATTGGTAACATGGAGGGGAAATTGCGTTCTATTTTTACAAAAGGGCAGGTCATGAGTCTAAAAGTTGGTACAAAAGTGACAAACTGGTCTGAGATGGACATTGCTCAGTCAATTACTTTGTATGCTGCAAGTCCGAAGGCGTATAGATTGTTTTATAAGAAGAAATTCCCTCTACCTGGGATTCGCACCCTTAATAGATGGGCGAACAAATTTGATGCTTCAAAAGGTTTTATAAAACCTGTTTTTACATTACTAGCAGCCTCCACGCAAATGGATCCAATTCAAAAACTGTGTGTTCTGAGCTTCGGCGAAATGAAAATAAGGCGGTCATACCGTTATGACATTTCGTCGGACTCACCAGTGGCATCTGAAAATCATGTCCAAGTGGTAATGCTCAGAGGTAAAAAGTTAacactaatattatataaattattatttttgtatatattttttattgtaattttttcattaggTCTTATGTCTAGATGGAAGCAACCGgtattttatgattttgattGTAAAATGAATAAAGATCTACTTGAGAGTATTTTGAAAAGCTGCCAAAATTGCGGCTATAATGTTGTTGCGATTGTAAGCGACCTTGATGCCACCCATCTATTTAATGATCTAAATGTCAACGAAGAAAAACCATGGCATGTTTTGATTGTTAAATTGTCTTTAGTTAATCCTTATTAATACATTTCGTGTTTGCAGGTTTGTTTTCAATGGACGAaaaattttcgtatttgtaGATGTTCCCCAACTACTCAAATTATTAAGATACCATTTCCTAGACGAAGGGTTCTTAATCAATGGGAAACCTTTGCAAAAGGAAATAATATCAGAGTTGTTGTCATCTACATCTACGGACGTGACAATAGCGCACAAAATTTCTGCAAGCCACTTAAACGTTTCGGAACCTCTTCGCCAGAAGGTGAAAACAGCTGCCGAATTATTTTCCCATACGGTGGCGCAAGCTATAACAAGGGCTGCTAGTTTGGGACACCTACTGCAACATAACTGGAAGGAATgctttcaattatttaaaatagtatACAACATTGACCTATACgagtataattataatatattacctAAGTTCCAATCTTTTCAGACAAATGATTGGTTTGACGTGCTGAACGTCAGGGTACCACGTGctgatgaaagaaaaatatgttacGCTTATGGGCTTGCCCTCGAGGAGCAGGATCAAATAATCAACCAGATGACGGCTATGATTAAACGCATTCGAGTGATTGGTAAACAGAATTTGCTACCGTTCCAAAAAGGTAATCcaagtattatattttaatatactcgtataaatatGTCGTATAATAATGGCGGGATCCGAACGTTTACTTTCAGGAATAATACAGACAAATAATGCTTTGCAAATGTTGTTCGCGGATGTTAAAAACCGTTTCGATGTGAAATATCTGCTTACATATCGATTTAACAAAGATATACTTCATAACTTTTTTGGTGTCATCCGATCTAAAGATGGGTGGAACGACCACCCAGATCAGCAAGAATTTAAATACCGCCTAAAGATGTATTTACTTGGCCGCAATGACGGTGTATTATCTGACTCTGCAAATGTGGAAATGGATGATAAACCTGATTTGGAAATCTCACAACCGCCACttacaggtatttttttttttttttgtatataagtaaCGAAGgataaaaactataatttatgTATAATCTATGAATgtcaatatttataaaatgcatgtaaatattttcacagGAATTATATTAAAAGGGTTTCATGTTGCTTCAGAGCCCTTGCCGGTTGTAAAGGAAGAATTTTGCGATCTGGAACAAGATGACTTGGAGAATTTAGCTGGTTTTATAAGCCACCAACTGCGAGATGACATTCCTAGCACATCTGTCAGAAGTGGGGAAGATCCGTCGTACTCCTGGGCAAATGACTTAAGTGAGTGCCCCTCTCTCATCAACTCACCTATGACGTAGTAGTCTTAAGTTAGTTTTAGAATTTAACTTGGGTTAGCCAAATCTTGTATTTCATAATTCTTACTAAATAtgttattttacattttcccACGTCCATTCGTTTACTTATTTGATATCGTGTTGTTTCTGCGTTGTGATACTTTGTTCTTCACAATTGTTAGCCACGATTTGTTCATCTTTAGTAGTTTCATTTCTTAGAGTAATGGATTCCACCACCGACTCCTCATTCTCCAGCCAAAACTTGAATTGCGGATTTAATAAATACTGGCGTTTAAAACTACACTGGCGACATGTCAATTGAAAACTTGTATTTTCGTCCATACTGTGGGTATTTTTGGAGCACTTTCGCCGTTTCCGCCGTGCAGTTGCATTAAAATCAGCCGTAATGCCCGGCTGCAATGCGAGGGAGCAACGTTTGCATAGTTGTCGCTTAACGTCCGGATGACTATAGTATAAATGCAGATTtaagatgtacatatatattaagaaattagtttaagttttgtatttatttaacattacattCTAAGCACTGCCTTTTTGCCAATGTTCCGACACAGTTCGCCATAGTAAGAAGCCAAAGTGTTGTTGCTGCCAGCCATTAGCATGGATGCTTGATAGAGAAAATTCATACGACTGAAGCATTCTTTTCCTTGGAAGGCTTGTTGTGTTTTGCTCGTCATAATTATTTAACAATTTAGGAATTACaccgtatttatttatttaccacaaacaaatatatgtaaaaaataaaactacttcAAATCTGATTGAGTTTTCATTCATCTCAAATTAGCATTCAGATAATAGGGTGGGTTGCTGCGAGTTGCAATTACAATTGATGTACTgcacgattttttgaaagtatCACTTGCGATTGAGGCGAATATATTACAGGTGGTGTtagtaaatcagctgagttgttttgttttttttttctttcgccgtgcccACGTGTGTGTCAGCTCTGAATGAAACAAGGCGTATTCATTATTTGTTGCCTATGCGTATTAAAGCTCTTAGCAAGATCTttataatatggattttattattgtattaaaaacaatCGTTAACGTAACCATGCATTACCATGAACAGTATGTAAAGAAATCTAGGGTTGCTCAAAGAAATGGTTGATGTCTCAAATTTGTCCATTAAATCCGATGAATGGCCGTTTACAGCAGACGATTATTGCCTTCAATTAAAAGTCTGATGTAAGCACATAACGATTGGTTTATTCCCAGATGACCTGATCAAAACTGTTTCTATCTAATATTGTGAATCATGCAGAAGATGTTTATCTTTTCCAGAAGTACACTAGTTGAAAAAGACACTTGCTGACCACACACAGAGTACAATTCCCATTGATTTGTTGCAGTTGCAATGTCGAAGTGCGAGTACAAATTCCaggtaattgaaaattttcatttacttgGGACTTGTTGCTAGTTTGTGGCGCAGTTTgtgaattttctctttttttgacgtgataacgtcttataattcgatttaacaggctgcacgcacgaaaaaatgtgtcgttaccttgctcatattagtgttaccttgctcatatgtagttaccttgctcattagtgttaccttgctcatatgtagttaccttgctcattagtgttaccttgctatttagtgttaccttgctcattagtgttaccttgctcatattagtgttaccttgctcatatgtagttaccttgctcattgcattgaatgaactgcaagcgaaagcgcggaaggaacgacaaagcaaacgaacggcaacgttcgacatcttgctctctcctacttaagtgagcgtatatatgtatgtatgtatatgcgcaaatgtacatatataaattcacgtatttgtattggcatatgccttcttattgattattat from Anastrepha obliqua isolate idAnaObli1 chromosome 2, idAnaObli1_1.0, whole genome shotgun sequence harbors:
- the LOC129236948 gene encoding uncharacterized protein LOC129236948, which translates into the protein MTSKTQQAFQGKECFSRMNFLYQASMLMAGSNNTLASYYGELCRNIGKKAVLRIHPDVKRQLCKRCSLALQPGITADFNATARRKRRKCSKNTHSMDENTSFQLTCRQCSFKRQYLLNPQFKFWLENEESVVESITLRNETTKDEQIVANNCEEQSITTQKQHDIK